A stretch of the Streptococcus suis genome encodes the following:
- a CDS encoding acetyl-CoA C-acetyltransferase, giving the protein MKKVAIVSAFRSAIGSFGGSLKDINIAELGARVLEAALQNKQIPADVVDEVIFGNVLSAGHGQNIARQIALRAGIPETTSAYVVNKVCGSGLKSVLLAAQSILLDDNDVVVAGGIEIMSQAAYLSKSSRFGSKFGHITLEDSMLKDGLTDAFNDYHMGITAENVAERYHVSREEQDAFAHTSQEKAAKAIAEGRFTEEIVPIRLNSRKGETIFATDEYPRLTPIEKLATLRPAFKKDGTVTAANASGINDGCAVLVLMSDEKASELNIQPLAYIESYATSGLDPALMGLGPITASQKALQKLNKTVEDIDLFELNEAFAAQSIPVVKQLGIDPAKVNVNGGAIALGHPIGASGSRILVTLIHELIKQNKELGLCSLCIGGGQGISLIISNAQTN; this is encoded by the coding sequence ATGAAGAAAGTAGCTATCGTGTCTGCATTTCGATCTGCTATAGGCAGTTTTGGAGGCAGTCTAAAAGATATAAACATTGCTGAACTTGGCGCACGGGTTCTCGAAGCAGCTTTACAAAACAAACAAATACCAGCTGACGTTGTAGATGAAGTTATTTTTGGCAACGTCCTTTCTGCTGGTCACGGACAAAATATTGCACGCCAAATTGCTTTACGCGCGGGTATTCCAGAGACCACTTCTGCTTATGTGGTCAATAAGGTCTGTGGCTCTGGACTCAAATCAGTCCTTCTTGCGGCTCAATCCATCCTTCTTGACGATAACGACGTCGTTGTAGCTGGTGGTATCGAAATCATGAGTCAGGCGGCCTACTTATCCAAGTCAAGCCGTTTTGGGAGTAAGTTTGGTCATATTACCTTGGAAGATTCCATGTTAAAGGATGGTTTGACAGATGCCTTCAATGACTATCACATGGGTATTACCGCTGAAAATGTTGCCGAACGCTATCATGTCAGTCGCGAAGAGCAAGATGCATTTGCCCACACCAGCCAAGAAAAGGCTGCAAAAGCTATCGCTGAAGGGCGTTTCACTGAAGAAATTGTTCCAATTAGGCTGAACAGTCGAAAAGGCGAAACTATTTTTGCCACAGATGAGTATCCTCGTCTGACGCCAATTGAAAAATTGGCAACACTCCGTCCAGCTTTCAAAAAGGATGGAACTGTCACCGCAGCCAATGCTTCTGGCATCAACGACGGCTGTGCTGTCTTGGTACTCATGTCTGATGAGAAAGCAAGTGAGCTAAATATTCAGCCACTTGCTTATATCGAATCATACGCAACTAGCGGTTTAGATCCCGCATTGATGGGACTTGGACCTATTACTGCTAGCCAAAAAGCGCTACAAAAACTGAATAAAACAGTCGAGGATATCGATCTATTCGAACTCAACGAGGCATTTGCAGCCCAATCAATTCCAGTTGTCAAACAACTTGGTATTGATCCTGCAAAAGTCAATGTCAATGGTGGAGCAATCGCACTAGGTCATCCAATTGGAGCAAGTGGTAGCCGGATTTTGGTTACCCTAATCCATGAATTAATCAAGCAAAATAAAGAGCTCGGACTCTGTTCACTCTGCATTGGAGGGGGACAAGGAATTTCCCTCATCATTTCCAATGCTCAGACAAACTAA
- a CDS encoding hydroxymethylglutaryl-CoA synthase — MNIGIDKIGFAAPDYVLDLADLAHARNVDPNKFKIGLLQSEMAVTPVTQDIVSLGAKAAEAILTEEDKQTIDMVIVGTESSVDQSKAAAVTIHGLLGIQPFARSIEMKEACYGATAGLSLAKSHISLFPESKVLVIASDIAKYGVASGGEPTQGAGAVAMLVTANPRTLVLNNDNVCQTRDIYDFWRPNYDKYPRVDGKFSTEQYTDCLTTTFDYYRQKTGKTLKDFAAMCLHIPFSKQGLKGLQAIAQDEETLSRLTERFQEAIVYNKVVGNVYTGSIFLSLLSLLENSRALEAGDQILFYSYGSGAVCEIFSGSLVEGYQNYLEENRLEQLNERTKLSVEEYEQVFFEEVSLDETGTSLDLPADQSPFALIKVENHKRIYRKYSRMN; from the coding sequence ATGAACATCGGTATTGATAAAATCGGTTTTGCGGCACCCGATTATGTTTTAGATTTGGCAGATTTGGCCCATGCCCGCAATGTTGACCCCAATAAATTTAAAATTGGTCTTCTTCAATCAGAAATGGCTGTAACTCCTGTTACTCAAGATATTGTCAGTCTTGGTGCAAAGGCTGCTGAAGCCATTCTAACGGAAGAAGATAAACAAACCATTGATATGGTTATTGTCGGTACAGAATCCAGCGTAGACCAAAGTAAAGCAGCAGCTGTTACCATTCATGGATTACTCGGCATCCAACCTTTTGCTCGTTCCATCGAGATGAAAGAGGCTTGTTACGGTGCAACTGCTGGCCTGAGCCTCGCTAAAAGCCACATATCTCTATTTCCAGAATCTAAAGTCTTGGTTATTGCCAGTGATATTGCCAAATACGGAGTTGCATCAGGTGGCGAACCTACACAAGGTGCCGGAGCTGTTGCCATGTTGGTAACCGCAAATCCACGTACCTTGGTTCTCAACAACGATAACGTCTGTCAGACACGTGATATCTATGACTTTTGGCGTCCAAACTATGACAAGTACCCACGTGTTGATGGTAAATTTTCAACTGAACAATATACCGATTGCTTGACAACAACTTTCGACTATTATCGACAAAAAACAGGCAAAACACTTAAAGACTTTGCTGCCATGTGCTTACATATTCCATTCTCCAAGCAAGGCCTTAAAGGATTGCAAGCTATTGCTCAGGATGAAGAAACTCTTAGTCGCTTGACCGAACGTTTCCAGGAAGCTATCGTCTATAATAAGGTCGTCGGCAACGTCTACACTGGCTCTATTTTCCTCTCTCTTCTTTCCCTTTTGGAAAATAGCAGAGCGTTAGAGGCAGGGGATCAAATCCTCTTTTATAGTTATGGTAGCGGTGCTGTATGTGAGATTTTTAGCGGATCCCTTGTTGAGGGTTATCAGAACTACTTAGAAGAGAATCGTTTAGAACAACTCAATGAGCGTACAAAACTCAGTGTAGAAGAATATGAACAAGTCTTCTTTGAAGAAGTTTCTCTTGATGAAACCGGAACATCTCTTGACCTACCAGCAGACCAAAGTCCCTTTGCCCTTATCAAAGTGGAAAACCACAAACGTATCTATCGTAAATATAGTCGAATGAATTAG
- a CDS encoding GNAT family N-acetyltransferase, which translates to MTIRKARPSDIPVLNELLQDILQVHHQARPDIFKSEGQKFSEAKLVALLENPDKPIFVFELEGQVVGHLFCEFRTTSGDVLEPIKTLFIDDLCVASSIRGQKIGEQLYEFALSYAKEQGCHNLTLDVWADNAGAVRFYERQGMKPQKFRMEQIIN; encoded by the coding sequence ATGACAATCCGTAAAGCCAGACCATCTGATATTCCAGTTTTAAATGAATTATTACAAGATATTTTACAGGTGCATCACCAGGCACGACCAGATATTTTTAAAAGTGAAGGTCAAAAATTTTCTGAGGCTAAATTAGTAGCACTTTTGGAAAATCCAGATAAGCCTATTTTTGTCTTTGAACTAGAGGGACAAGTGGTTGGGCATTTATTTTGTGAATTTAGGACTACAAGCGGTGATGTTTTAGAACCAATCAAGACCTTATTCATTGATGATTTGTGTGTAGCCAGCTCTATCCGTGGTCAAAAAATTGGTGAGCAACTGTATGAATTTGCTCTTTCCTATGCTAAGGAGCAGGGGTGCCACAATCTTACCTTGGATGTATGGGCTGACAATGCAGGAGCTGTCCGTTTTTATGAACGCCAAGGAATGAAACCACAAAAGTTCCGTATGGAGCAAATAATAAATTAA
- a CDS encoding DUF898 family protein: protein MENNVTVNVYTQNESYFDGGLLSYIGHSLLAALITICTFGICAPWGICIMISWKTKHTVIDGQRLYFDGSAMQLFGNWIKWLLLTIVTLGIYSFWLNIKLDQWITKHTHHIG, encoded by the coding sequence ATGGAAAATAACGTCACAGTAAATGTATACACACAAAACGAGAGTTATTTTGACGGCGGATTATTAAGTTATATTGGACACAGTTTACTTGCTGCACTAATTACTATCTGCACCTTTGGTATATGCGCTCCTTGGGGAATTTGCATCATGATTAGTTGGAAAACTAAGCATACAGTAATCGATGGCCAAAGACTCTACTTTGACGGATCTGCAATGCAGTTATTCGGAAACTGGATAAAATGGCTATTGTTAACTATCGTTACATTAGGTATCTACTCATTCTGGTTAAATATCAAACTTGATCAATGGATTACTAAACATACGCATCATATTGGTTAA
- a CDS encoding Abi family protein yields the protein MKQGKTIDEQLSQLKERGLDIPDYQKAYRTLQNVNYYTITGYLFPFKDKITGHYQPGTSVELAITRYYFDSEMRTILMSLISEAEEMLKTRIAYNIAVHHKDDPLIYTDANYWKSAKDHQRFMTDFQKSIANNSEVLFVKHHINKYRGQFPIWVAVNLLTLGNLKYLYKNIPSRDRKNISKELNLSPGTLDSWIDNLRILRNKIAHNMRLYGVSFINTPRWEKHHTKRHNTNKLFVHILMLKTLLEDSPIWETNRGKFVEIMNRYSENIQPIDLGFPDNWLNLLN from the coding sequence ATGAAGCAAGGTAAAACAATTGATGAACAACTAAGTCAGTTGAAAGAACGAGGATTAGATATACCGGACTATCAGAAAGCGTATAGAACCCTTCAAAATGTCAATTATTATACAATTACAGGCTACCTATTTCCCTTCAAAGATAAAATTACAGGACACTATCAGCCTGGCACATCCGTAGAATTGGCCATCACACGCTATTACTTCGATAGTGAGATGAGAACGATTTTGATGTCCCTCATATCTGAAGCAGAGGAAATGCTAAAAACACGCATAGCATATAATATCGCGGTTCATCACAAAGATGACCCTCTAATCTATACAGATGCCAACTATTGGAAATCAGCAAAAGATCATCAACGCTTTATGACCGATTTCCAAAAAAGTATTGCTAATAATAGTGAAGTATTATTTGTCAAGCACCATATCAATAAGTACCGTGGACAATTCCCAATCTGGGTAGCTGTCAATTTGCTGACACTTGGAAATCTCAAATATCTCTATAAGAATATCCCTAGCAGAGACAGGAAAAATATCAGCAAAGAACTGAATCTCTCTCCTGGTACTTTGGATAGCTGGATTGATAACCTAAGAATACTAAGAAATAAAATTGCTCACAATATGAGGCTCTACGGAGTTTCATTCATCAATACCCCTCGTTGGGAAAAGCACCACACAAAACGTCATAATACAAATAAATTGTTTGTTCATATTTTGATGCTAAAAACCCTCTTGGAAGATTCTCCAATCTGGGAAACCAATAGAGGTAAATTCGTTGAAATTATGAATAGGTATAGCGAAAATATTCAACCAATTGACCTAGGTTTCCCAGATAATTGGCTTAATTTGCTGAATTAA
- a CDS encoding XRE family transcriptional regulator, with amino-acid sequence MSLGNKEVMSNNLKYYMNKKGVDRNQLCSDLDLKYMTVSDWINAKTYPRIDKIESLANYFGINKSDLIEEKSTIPSSSIPLPNFDPRQAILLSNYSKLNETCKNKLLATSGMLLAEEQGKIIDISEKRAEYDARKRLSLSVPGKVSAGTGYWQEDDYDTMVDFYADDIPDEKDYDTVAIVVGHSMEPKIKNGDFLFIKLKDQVDLNKIGIFQVDGENYVKKLKNDCLESLNKDYDNIPITADTDFRTIGEVVDIYREK; translated from the coding sequence ATGTCATTAGGAAATAAAGAGGTTATGTCAAATAATCTAAAATACTACATGAACAAAAAAGGGGTTGATAGAAACCAACTCTGTTCTGATTTAGATTTGAAATATATGACCGTTTCTGATTGGATAAACGCTAAAACCTATCCCAGAATCGATAAAATCGAATCACTTGCAAATTATTTTGGAATTAACAAATCGGATTTGATTGAAGAAAAATCCACAATTCCTTCTTCTTCCATCCCTCTTCCCAACTTCGACCCACGGCAAGCCATTCTCTTATCCAACTATTCCAAGCTCAATGAGACATGCAAGAATAAGCTTCTGGCAACCTCTGGGATGCTTCTAGCCGAAGAGCAAGGTAAAATCATTGATATATCAGAAAAACGTGCAGAATACGACGCTAGAAAGCGTCTTAGTTTATCTGTACCTGGTAAAGTCTCAGCAGGCACAGGCTACTGGCAAGAGGATGACTATGACACTATGGTAGACTTCTACGCAGACGATATACCAGATGAAAAAGACTATGACACAGTTGCTATCGTCGTTGGTCATTCGATGGAGCCGAAAATCAAAAACGGCGACTTTTTATTTATTAAACTCAAGGACCAGGTAGATCTAAACAAAATCGGCATCTTTCAAGTGGACGGCGAAAATTATGTCAAGAAATTAAAAAACGACTGTTTAGAATCACTCAATAAAGACTATGACAACATCCCAATCACAGCAGACACCGACTTCCGAACCATCGGGGAAGTCGTGGATATTTATAGGGAGAAATGA
- a CDS encoding hydroxymethylglutaryl-CoA reductase, degradative produces the protein MSTFSGFYKKSRQERIDILQQNRSLSEDSLDILYKDENLPEAIAGKMTENHLGTFSLPFSVLPELLVDGQTHSVPMVTEEPSVVAAASFGAKIIAKSGGFTTTIHNRIMIGQVALYAISDHSRATQAILDQKESILETANQAHPSIVKRGGGARELTVESKDEFLIVYLQVDVQEAMGANILNNMLEAIKDDLEELSKGQALMGILSNYATESLVTAQCHITISSLAASSATAQETAQKIALASKLAQVDPYRAATHNKGIFNGIDAVVIATGNDWRAVEAGAHAYASRDGQYKGLSTWSIDDDHLVGSITLPLPIASVGGSIGLNPKVAVAFDLLQQPKARQLASIIASVGLCQNFAALRALVTSGIQSGHMKLQAKSLALLAGAVEHEVDQLAQLLRKEKHSNLETAQNLLAKMREH, from the coding sequence ATGTCAACTTTTTCCGGATTTTATAAAAAATCACGCCAAGAACGCATTGATATTCTCCAACAGAATCGTTCCCTATCCGAAGATAGCTTAGACATTCTATACAAAGACGAAAACCTTCCAGAAGCAATTGCAGGAAAGATGACAGAAAATCATCTAGGAACATTTTCCTTACCTTTTTCTGTACTCCCAGAACTTCTAGTGGATGGACAGACTCATTCTGTACCCATGGTCACTGAAGAACCTTCTGTGGTTGCAGCTGCGTCTTTCGGAGCCAAAATCATCGCTAAATCTGGCGGTTTTACAACGACTATTCATAACCGTATCATGATTGGACAAGTTGCTCTCTACGCTATTTCGGACCATAGCAGAGCGACACAGGCAATCCTTGACCAGAAGGAGAGTATTTTAGAAACTGCCAATCAAGCACACCCTTCTATTGTTAAACGAGGGGGAGGTGCAAGAGAATTGACTGTTGAGAGTAAGGACGAGTTTTTGATTGTCTATCTTCAGGTTGATGTACAAGAAGCCATGGGAGCCAATATCCTCAATAACATGTTAGAAGCTATTAAGGATGACTTAGAAGAGCTCAGCAAGGGACAGGCTTTGATGGGAATCCTCTCCAACTATGCAACCGAGTCACTGGTCACCGCCCAATGTCATATTACCATCTCAAGTCTGGCTGCCAGCTCTGCCACTGCTCAAGAAACTGCTCAAAAAATAGCCCTGGCAAGCAAACTGGCGCAAGTGGACCCTTATCGTGCTGCGACACATAACAAAGGGATTTTTAATGGTATAGATGCTGTCGTTATCGCTACAGGAAATGACTGGCGGGCAGTCGAAGCCGGGGCCCATGCTTATGCCAGCCGTGATGGACAATACAAGGGCCTTTCTACTTGGTCCATTGATGACGATCACTTGGTCGGCTCCATCACTCTACCTCTTCCGATTGCCTCTGTCGGTGGCTCTATCGGGCTCAATCCAAAGGTAGCAGTTGCTTTTGACCTTCTCCAACAACCAAAGGCACGCCAATTAGCTTCTATCATCGCTTCTGTCGGTCTCTGTCAGAACTTTGCTGCCCTGCGTGCTCTTGTTACTTCAGGTATTCAGTCTGGTCACATGAAGCTTCAGGCAAAATCCCTAGCGCTACTTGCTGGTGCCGTAGAGCATGAAGTAGACCAACTAGCCCAACTTCTGCGGAAAGAAAAGCACAGCAACCTAGAAACTGCTCAAAACTTATTAGCAAAAATGAGAGAACATTAA
- a CDS encoding HU family DNA-binding protein: protein MANKQDLIAKVAEATSLTKKDSAAAVDAVFGAVADYLAAGEKVQLIGFGNFEVRERSARKGRNPQTGKEIEIAASKVPAFKAGKALKDAVK from the coding sequence ATGGCTAATAAACAAGATTTGATTGCAAAAGTTGCAGAAGCAACTTCATTGACTAAAAAAGATTCAGCAGCAGCTGTTGATGCTGTATTTGGAGCAGTAGCTGACTACCTCGCAGCTGGTGAAAAAGTACAATTGATCGGTTTCGGTAACTTTGAAGTTCGTGAGCGTTCAGCACGTAAAGGTCGCAACCCACAAACTGGTAAAGAAATCGAAATCGCAGCTTCAAAAGTTCCAGCATTCAAAGCTGGTAAAGCTCTTAAGGATGCGGTAAAATAA